A genomic stretch from Xiphophorus maculatus strain JP 163 A chromosome 14, X_maculatus-5.0-male, whole genome shotgun sequence includes:
- the LOC102220396 gene encoding collagen alpha-1(VIII) chain-like: protein MTFSVWLLVCFCGLTLGQEGLPQTEVASETGSCFPDMCKFLKEFGAMKEKQEVMETRQTETENQVLVLRKKDASNIAFSAATGGSGSIGPFNTDTTIIYRRLIINVGNAYNQHTGIFGAPVPGIYYFTFFYHAGGSQVASLSLMKNNEAVVTTSDHQTSHDGADNGGNAAFLQLQQGDQVYVRMPANCHVWQNDYLTTFSGVLLRPL, encoded by the exons ATGACTTTCAGTGTGTGGTTGTTagtgtgtttctgtggtttAACTTTGGGCCAGGAAGGTTTACCTCAAACAGAAGTCGCTTCTGAAACCGGGTCATGCTTTCCTGACATGTGTAAGTTCCTCAAAGAGTTTGGAGCCatgaaagagaaacaagaagTCATGGAAACGAGGCAGACGGAGACTGAAAACCAAGTTCTAGTACTGAGGAAGAAAG atgcatCCAACATAGCATTTAGTGCTGCAACTGGTGGCAGTGGAAGCATTGGACCCTTCAACACAGACACAACCATAATCTACAGAAGACTAATAATCAATGTGGGCAATGCCTACAATCAGCACACAG GTATCTTCGGTGCACCAGTTCCAGGCATATACTACTTCACCTTCTTTTATCATGCCGGAGGATCACAAGTTGCCAGTCTATCCCTGATGAAGAACAACGAGGCAGTTGTGACAACCTCTGACCACCAAACATCACATGATGGGGCTGATAATGGAGGCAATGCAGCTTTCCTGCAACTGCAACAAGGAGACCAAGTGTACGTGCGGATGCCTGCAAACTGTCACGTCTGGCAGAATGATTACCTCACCACCTTCAGTGGTGTTCTTCTGCGTCCACTCTGA
- the LOC111610816 gene encoding complement C1q tumor necrosis factor-related protein 3-like, which yields MTFSVWLLVCFCGLTLGQNVLPQTEVATEIGSCFPDMCKFLKEFGAMKAKLETVETNLKEKSEALETKLKEKQEVMETRQKETENQVLELKKKDATNIAFSAAIGGSGSNGHIGPFNTDTTIIYRKLIINVGNAYNQHTGIFAAPVPGIYYFTFFYHAVGTQVVNLSLMKNNEEVVTTYDHKTSHDVADNGGNAALLQLQQGDQVYVRMHANSHVWQNEQITTFSGVLLRQL from the exons ATGACTTTCAGTGTGTGGTTGTTagtgtgtttctgtggtttAACTTTGGGCCAGAATGTTTTACCTCAAACAGAAGTCGCTACTGAAATCGGGTCATGCTTTCCTGATATGTGTAAGTTCCTCAAAGAGTTTGGAGCCATGAAAGCTAAACTAGAAACTGTGGAAACAAATCTGAAAGAGAAAAGTGAAGCCTTGGAAACaaagctgaaagagaaacaagaagTCATGGAAACGAGGCAGAAGGAGACTGAAAACCAGGTTCTAGAACTGAAGAAGAAAG atgcaacCAACATAGCATTTAGTGCTGCAATTGGTGGCAGTGGAAGCAATGGACACATTGGACCCTTCAACACAGACACAACCATAATCTACAGAAAACTAATAATCAATGTGGGCAATGCCTACAATCAGCACACAG GTATCTTCGCTGCACCAGTTCCAGGCATATACTACTTCACCTTCTTTTATCATGCTGTTGGAACACAAGTTGTCAATCTATCCCTGATGAAGAACAACGAGGAAGTTGTGACAACCTATGACCACAAAACATCACATGATGTGGCTGATAATGGAGGCAATGCAGCTTTGCTGCAACTGCAACAAGGAGACCAAGTGTACGTGCGGATGCATGCGAACAGTCACGTCTGGCAGAACGAACAAATCACCACCTTCAGTGGTGTTCTTCTGCGTCAACTCTGA